DNA from Triticum aestivum cultivar Chinese Spring chromosome 7D, IWGSC CS RefSeq v2.1, whole genome shotgun sequence:
TTTTTTCCTTATTGAACACGCAGTCACTATTTTAGTTGATCTGAACGTTTCGTTTCTTAAAAAAACTGGCCATCATGCGGAGCGCCGCTGCTCCATGGCGTTTCATAAATAAAAAGGTCAGCGAGGTGGTCTTCGAGAGGAGCCCGCCGCACAAAGCAGCTTGTGGGACAGCGGTGGCGAGCGAGGCAGCAGCAGGAGGACGAGGCCGCAACGGCTGAGCGAGGCAGGGAAAAACGACAGCAAAGGGGATTGGCCATGGAGCTCGGGCAGGGCTTGGTGCAGAACGAGAGGTTGGAGTTGGAGAAGAGCAGCAGGAGCGGATCTCGGCGGCGAAGTAGAGGTGCAGCCGAGCGGAGCAGCGGCTGAAGGTGGCGGTGAAGGCGCGTGAGCAGGCAAAAGGGAAAGAGGAGAGCAGTAGGGCGACGCGAGGATCTCTGGTTGCTGCTCACCGGAGAAAGGCAGCGGCGGCGCTGACCGCATGGTGCGAGCGTGCGCTCGCACACAGGGGGTTGAGCGCATTCAGCCGACTACTAGGAACGACACAGGCGTCGCAGTAGAGGTGGTGAGGGAGCCGAGAAGGAGGCCGGGCGACGAAAGGGCTTGTGCGGATGGGCGGCGTGCTCGCCGGCGTCAGCCGATGGCTCGGCGGCCAGGGTCGAGCGCCAGGCCAGGAGATCGGGCGCGAGGCACTCCTCTCCTGACGCGATGCGTGCGTGTGTGGGTGGCGGCGCCGAGGGGAtcaagagggagagagatgagtggGAACCAGGGTAGCTAGGTTATAGGGATTAGGTGGGCAGCGGGGATGGTTGGGCCGACCTGGcaggctcctcctcctctctcttatTCTCTTTTCGTTTTATTTATTAAATATAAATAGAGAGAGCAAAAAGGAGAGAGGGTTAGGAATTGGTTTTTGGCAAGGAGCTATTTTTTCCTGACTGACAAAAATGTGCTTGATCCAGAAAAAATAGAAATGAGCATAATTGAAAGGTTTAAATtaaaactcatttgaatttaattaaatgggtttgaactagaaGTTGGATTTAGGATTTCCCACAACTAATGAAAAATTCCATGTTGATTGCACTTTGCACAATCTAAATATTGTTAGATCAATCTGAGTATAGGGAGAAGCCTCTAGGTTGCCACGTTTACATGTATGAGCGGTTGACATGGCCAATATTCAATTCATAGTAACGCACTGGCCTTTTTGCTAGTTATTATTAAAAAAAGGTAATAAATTATAGTCCATATTATTATGGACTTTTCACTTGATAATAAGCCCGGATTGCCCGGACGAGTGTTAAAAAAAAGCCTGGACGACATAAACCGAATAACATGGCCGGGTGTATTTAAAGTCGAAGAGAAGCTTAAGCCACGAAGAACTGACCCTTTATTACCCACATTTGCAAACGTTCAAGACACCCACGTGCGATGCGTGTGTAATGCACCCATGATGATCAGTTATAAGCAACTCTTGGTGACGAACCCGACCTTGCCTCCACGCAGGTCGTAAACCACTTCCGTCGTCGCCTGAGCCAAGGAGCCGATAACCGTGATGCCCCGTGCGTGCGGAGGCACCGGCGCGAACGCGAGGCACCCCACTGAGAAGATGTTACCGCGGTCCTTGAAGTACATCGTCTGCTGGACGCCGGGCTCCAGGCCCGCACCGCCCTCGAAGGTGAGCTCGACCGCCGGCACCCCGACGCTGCTCTGGCCGGTGAAGTTGTAGCACGTGTCGAGCTCGCCGTACGGCGGCGCCACAGGGTACTGCCCCATCCACCCCCTGAACTGATCGCGGAGGGCCGCGTAGACCTTCGGCTGCAGGTAAGTGAACGTCGTGTGCAGCTCCATCAGCGCGTCGCCGGCGAGTGCCTGAGGCGGAACCGGGATGTCCACCGCGCCGACGCTCACGCCGACGAGCCGGAGGAAGTACAGGTTCGGGTGGGAGGCTTTGCTCTTTAGGGTGGCGTAGCTCACTATGTTCGGGCGCGTGGCGCCGAAGGAGAGGAAGCCCGCCGAGTAGGGGAAGGCCGAGGGCAGGCAGTAGGAGAAGGCGACCGTGTCCGGCGAGAGAACGACCCGCGACGCCAGCGAGTGGGGGTCCCGGCTGAGGTCGAGGACTCCCGACGAGCGGCCCTCCGTGCTGGCGCCGCGCGTCTCCAAGCAGACGAACCTGAAGTCGTCCACGGCGACCGACCGTGAGACCGTGAGCGTGTCGGTGACGAAGGTGGCGTTGAGCACGACGGCGCCCTTCTTTTTCAGGGTTGCCGTGCAGCTGGGTCCGGAGCAGTCGCTCAGCGGGCAGTTTCTCGAGCCGCACGGGATCTGGGCGAGGGAAGACGACCGGGACGGGTCGAAGAGGTGCTTCTTGCCGCACCGGCTCCCGGCGCATGGCTCGCACCGGAGGAGCGTGGCTCCCACGGTGGCCGTGTCGAATCCCACGGCGAGTCTCTGCACCGGGGTGCCGTAGCCGACGGTGACGTGGTACTCTGATGCGCCCGGAAGAGACTGGAGTGGGGTTCCGATCGAGGGGATCGTCACCCCGGACTTTTTATAGTCGCCTGAATCGCCGAAGAGGGCGCGCAGGCGGAGGGCGTCGCTGATCGAGGGCATGCTTTGGCCCGAACCGGCACCGGCGCCAGAAGCAGGAGCGCACGGGCTAAGCCGATGCATTACCGGCAGCCGTCCTCCATCTCCTGAAAAATGACCACAAGTTCATTAGCATGAGAGGTATTGGTTCTGAATTAGATTGATGCAAGACACTTCACCAGGGACGGGCGAGCAGGTCGACGGACTCCTCCAATCGGATGAGCGGACAACAAAGTGCTTTCCACCATTGGTGTGGTAAGAGCTGCCAAGGTGAGGAGCAGCAAGAAGCAGACAGAAAAGCAGAGAGGGAATGCCGGAAGCCATTGCTTGTGCTATGTATGTACCGGTGGTGCAGTTGCATGGGACCTCGGAGAAACCTGCCCTATATATAGGATATAGCCGTAACATCGAGCTGGGTCGCCACTCGCCAGCATTTGAAAGTTTGAAACTGTCATCTCTCCTCCTACGACGCCCGACGACAGGGATCAGTCTTTTGTCGTGTGTTCTCCTATGACGATCAGCCCAAAGCCAGCGCTTGTGCCTACGGAATTGAATAGGGATTTACGCCCATCCTGCGAAATTTGCACAGCTAGCTACTAGTCGGAAAcccacctcaaaaaaaaaaaaaaactactccTTTCATTCCATATGTAGCGCATATAGATTTTctacaaagtcaaactttataaactttgaccaagtttatagagaaaactatttatatctacaataccaaatatatataatATGAAGGTATGTCTTGTGATGTATTTAAGCACATGTATTTGATATTCTATATGTATATGATTTTTTAtacaaacttggtcaaaatttataaagtttgacttttaaaaaaatctatatgcgctacattgtagaacggagggagtactagccgGAAGAATGAGCTACCAAGTTATCCATATCAATAGCTTCATTGCTAGCTGTTAGAACTTGGACCACGTCCTACATAcgggtttctttttttctttcgaaaagGAGGCCTCTCGGCTATGCATCACATGATGTACACAACTATCTTTATTAAAAAAATAACGTAACAAGGTTTACATTTCCAAATAGTGTCTCAAAGACTAACAAAAAGTAAACAGAAAAAATGACACAACCGGCAAAAATAGGATCAATGGACTAGCCGTCTGTCCTATTAttggaccgccatccaaaccgattATATGTATTCCGTGCTACCGTCTTTCAATGGTTGCACCCGAAGTCCATAAGCTCCTCGTGATCCGCATGGCTGGGTaatgaccacgtacggatccatccAGACACTCGGAAGATTATCTGTAAAAAAATTAACAATGGTTTGTCTGATAAAAGTGACATCATTTCAGCAGTTCCATATCGCTCGAAGTAATGCACACACTCCTACTCGAATATATGCCGCAGTGTTAGGCTCTACCCCGTTTAACCATACCCTGAAAAGACTAGTATAGAGGCGGAAGGACTGACACCGAGTGAAACACGAATCGTATGCTAGAGTTCGAAAAAGGTTCGCGCGCCGCTTTATATATAAACCGTACGCCAGAGTAACCTGGCTAGCGGGCATGAGAGAAATAAATGTTGTATCATTTCATCCGGATTACAAAAACAACACCGTTTACTCCCCTCCCAAGTATATTTACCAAGTTGTCTTTGGTCAAGATCACCCCCTTATGCATAAACCACATAAAAAGCTTGATTTGCAATATCACCTTAATTTTCTAGATGTGCAGGGACCTAGGGATCAGACCTGTGTTTATCAAGTCTATGTACATAGATTTCACCGAAAAGActccacacactagtagaaaacagggctttagtCCAGGCCGgaccagcccattagtcctggtttagtcacgaaccgggacccatgggggcataggtcccggttcgCGAGGCCAGGaggccggccgggcctcgtggggcattggtcccggttcgtctggaccctttggtcccggttctagacacgaaccgggaccaatgggcctcactcctggcccacaaccattggtcctggttcgtggctggaaccgggaccaaagggggtcctttagtcccggttccatccatgaaccgggaccaatgagatgcctatatataccccctcgcccgcgaggagagcactggagtgctctgtttttctagccggccgtgggagagctttgtggtgctctagctcacctcctatgcacatgaggtgtttgatgaaatgcctgagccacacttaaactttctcctctcgaagctccttgtccaagctatgttttcctcgagatttgtctaggtttggcgatCCATCATGAACCGTCCCcatcctcaccgccgtcgatcgcccgcgccgatctcgtcgccgacaccaccgtggtgagcctcttgatcttatcttctttctaaaagaaaaaagttcttaattgtatgatttagatagatacaattttcttacttttattattgcttgtcattatatagtgcgatggttttggtatccgcctccgtcggccctcgtcctgtctatgattcggatgtggtatatatatattatcttttataactatttggttcatttagtgtttatgacaattatgccgaccaacgtggcatagattttttttatctaggaggtatgtgaaccggaaattccaaccgaccctattgtcgagaggttaaatttagttgaagaagaaaacaattacatgaaggaaaaattgaaaaaaaaatgaggaggagaagatgatattggagttgcatgttgcggatgtcgtcgatgatcacaagatcaagatggatgcaatgcgcttgaacattagaaagattagaaaatatgccattcataccgaggcttggtatcattatgccgttggatcaattgttaccttagttgctattatgtcgcatttgttgttgcattgaaatgttttagatagtttcaatgtatggtttaattattagatgctctggagagctatatgttgttcaatgagaactatgtatgtactttggttttaatgtgatgatgcacttctattaatttggtcacttgtCTATTCAtaatgttctgtaatggtttttgacacacttaattatatataatgcacgcagatgaaccggcaatggatgtacgatgacagacgcacctccgagtacattaagggcgtgcataattttcttgatgtgggaatacgaagtcttactctgactcgaaaacccttcacacccacctgctttataagggtttcatgccacactataatgtttggaccaaggacggagaaagaggggttgtgatggaagacagcgaagaagaagaggatgatgacaactatgtgccccctgaatacggtgatgctgcaatgggggaagctgaagatcaagaggaaccagataatgtgcccgatgatgatcttcaccgggtcattgttgatgcaaagagacaatgtgaaagtgaaaaggagaagctgaagttcgatcgcatgttagaggatcacaaaaagggttgtaccccaattgcgaagatggcaacacaaagctcgataccgtaggaattgctgcagtggaaggcagagaatggtgtacctgacaaaggatttgacaagctactgaaaatattgaagaagaagcttccaaaggataacgaattgcccgacagtacgtacgcatcaaagaaggtcgtatgccctctaggattcgaggtgcagaagatacatgcatgccctaatgactgcatcctctaccgcagtgcgtatgaggatttgaacgcatgcccggtatgcggtgcattgcggtataagatcagacgagatgaccctggtgatgttgatgacgAGCGtcctaggaagagggttcctgccaaggtgatgtggtatgctcctataataccacggttgaaacgtctgtttagaaacaaagagcatgccaagttgatgcgatggcacagagaggaccgtaagaaagacgggaagttgagagcacccgttgacgggtcgcagtggagaaaaatcgagagatggtactgggaggactttgcaggtgacgcaaggaacatatggtttggtttaagcgcggatggcattaatccctTTGGGGTGCAGAACatcaatcatagcacctggcccttgactctatgtatgtataaccttcctccttggctgtgcatgaagcggaagttcattatgatgcaagttctcatccaagaccctaagcaacccgacaacgacattgatgtgtacctaaggccattagttgaagaacttttacagctgtggaatggaaacggtgtacgtgtgtggcatgagcacaaacaacaggaatttgacctgcatgctttgctgtttgtaaccatcaatgattggcctgctctcagtaacctttcagggcaaacaaacaagggataccacgcatgcacgcactgtttagatgacaccgaaagtatatacctggacaaatgcaggaagaatgcgtacctagggcatcgtcgatttcttccgaccaaccatcaatgtcgaaagaaaggcaagcatttcgaaggcgaggcagatcaccggaagaagcccgccatccgtaccggtgatcacatacttgctatggttaatgatttacaagtaatctttggaaagggtcctggcggactatcTAATCCGAATAACgccgagggacgcgcacccatgtggaagaagaaatctatattttgggacctaccctactggaaagacctagaggtccgctcttcaatcgacgtgatgcacgtgacgaagaatctttgcatgaacctgctaggcttcttgggcgtgtatgggaagacaaaagatacaccggaggcacgggaggacctgcaacgtgtgcacgaaacagacagcatgcctccaaagcagtatgaaggtcctgccagctatgctcttaccaaagaagagaaggaaatcttctttgaatgcctgcttagtatgaaggtcccgtctggcttctcgtcgaatataaagggaataatgtatatgccagagaaaaagttctagaacctaaagtctcatgactgccacgtgattatgacacaactccttccggttgcattgaggtggcttctaccggaaaacgtttgattagccattgtgaagctatgtgcattcctcaatgcaatctctcagaaggtgatcgacccagaaatcctaccaaggttaaggagtgatgtggcgcaatgtcttgttagtttcgagctggtgttcccaccatccttcttcaatatcatgacgcacgtcctagttcatctagtcgacgagattgtcgttctgggccctgtatttctacacaatatgttcccctttgagaggttcatgggagtcctaaagaaatattctgtaaccgcgctaggccaaaaggaagcatctccatgggccatcaaacagaggatgtcattgggttttgtgttgacttcattcttgaccttaagaagattggtctccctcaatcgtggtatgaggggagactgactggaaaaggcacgctaggaggggaattaataatatgtagggacgggcattcttggtctcaagcacactacacagttctacagaattatACCTTGGTGACCCTGTGTGTCTATGAACACAAGAagattctgcgctccaaacacccggagcagtgtgatgactggattacatgtgaacacatcaggactttcggcagttggttgcaaacacatctcaggggtgacaacactgtttctgatgagctgtactcgttggccaggggaccatcttcgactctattgacttacaaagggtacaatcaagaggggaaaggacacatattatggttacacagtggacatatgggaacttcactacgaacatgattttaaggtccctttgtttcagtgcaaatgggtcaatctgtcaggaggcggggtacaggtagacccacagtacagaatgacaacagtggatctgaacaatcttgggtacacagacgaaccattcgtcctagataatgatgtggcgcatgttttcgatgtgaaggacatgtctaccaaaccgagaaaaagaaaagataaggaagcgaatacatcatacgatgagccaaagcgccacatagttcttttaggaaaaagagacatcgtgggattggagggcaagacagacatgtctgaagattatgaaaagtttcatgaaattcctcccttcaaagtcaaggctgacccaagcaccctgttaaacgatgaagattatccatggttacggcgcaataagcaaaggacacaagcgaagaaaaagtgaagactttctctccacaactattatgatgatgcctttgatctagaatatcactgcacttacatgtgaagaaatgaaatgccttttgtaacagatgagtttccgtatgaaaccctgatacttcgaaagagattgtccgttttgtacacgaagtgcatccattttttgccgtaaccctctaaactttttagcacatgctatgtgggtgaaatgatgataccatgccaactttcaaccgtttcagagttcatttgtagtgcttttcaattcagggccatttagcttacaaaaatcagtaaatgcatgaaaaataccagatgaagtcagaaagggttgaaaattgatgatgtggctatgaatggctcaatttgaacacacaaaagtccggagttcaaataagtttaaaaaaatgaaatccctttgtaacagatgagttttcgtccgaaaccctgatacttagaaagagattgtccattttgtacacgaagtgcatccagtttttgccgtaaccctctcaactttttagcacatgctatgtgggtgaaatgatgatacgatgccaactttcaaccttttcagagttcatttgtagtgcttttcaatttcagggtcatttagctcaaagaatggactaatagcaaaaagaaatgAACTAATAGCTAATAGGatgaactaatagcaaaaggaatcaactaaaaataatcaattaaaatattctgttatgatcaactaaaacaaaactataatattcttcaatagcaaaaagaatcaagtaAAAAGCCTTTataaaactataatagcaaaaggaatcaactaaaaagcttttacaaacctctagtatttttgaaactaaaattatataaatttatgcaactaaagttatcaaagtattttctattcaaaacattaatagcaaaaaaaatttcataaagaaattttgtgttagaaactttaatagcaaactaaaaaaactaaatctgtttttgattaaaatagatatttaaaataacctaaaaattaccaaattgaatataatgataaaacacagtaatattaaatagtaggaaaaagaatcactcaaaaatctatttttatagtaaacttattcacaaactagtgattcacacaaatttcaaaaaattcaagtttaaactattcaaatttaaaaactaatggcactaacagaaagtttataatttttgtgacctagcagcaaaaagaatcactgaaaaactgtaagtagaaacaaaagaaaacaaataaagcaaaaaacaaaacaaaaactggaaaaaatgccacctactgggccaccacggcctgactacgactagaaacccaaccatgggccaggattcaggcccgcagagagcctagtaggcccacaggcagatacaGTGTGATTAGGCCCGTAatcctgcatttgagaggagctcgagagggcagcggcagtgtggcttataaaccactcggagcccctctcaactagcgaggtgggactaaactttttggccgcgggcagcacaaggcctttggtcccggttggtagcaccaaccgggacgaaggtgtgaattggtaccggttcgtggtaccaactgggactaatgccctgctgaaaactgacctttggtcccggttggtggcaccaactaggactaaagggggcattggtcccggttggtgccacgaaccgggaccaaaggtggttGCTATATAACCCGACACGTAGGAAATTTTCCCCCATCCGCCATTCTTCTCTCGATCGAACGCCGCCAGGCTGCTACTACTCCTCGACGCCGTTGTTGCCCCAAGatcgcctcaccgccgccgcccgctcctcgccgccgtcgccccgcgcccctgccctgcctcgacgcgctgccgcgtgccccctgcctcgtcgccgtcgccccatGCCCCCTGCCCCGGCCTCGACGCCggccgccccgtgcccctgccccgaccatgcCGCACCTCTCGgtctggccggcctcctcctctctgtcCTTTATATATATTATGATTTTTTCAGAGATGATATGTAGTGTAtgattatatgtatgtgtgtatatatgattatatgtcctgatttttcataaatttttttgttcatatatatgatgatttttttgcatttttagaaaattttatatatgtatgtatgttctctgtgtatatgttcatatatgcaaaagttacatttttagaaaagttttatctatgtatgttctctgatttagtgcattttaggttagttgtaATGTtggtgcattttaggttagtagattttaggCTAGTggagtggaaaaaggaaaataaggaaaaagaagaaaataggaagaaggaagaagaagaaaaagaaggagagggaaaagggaaataagaagaggaagaaggagaataagaaggacaagaagaggagaggaagaagaggagaaaaagataagaagaggaagaagaagaaaaaaaagaggagaagaagaaaaatagaataatatattctatttttttcttcttctcctctattccttcttcttctcctcttttttttattcttctattttttcttcttctcctctattccttcttcttctcctcttttttcttcttcttcctcttcttatttttttatcgggaacgagggtgtcgaggatcgccgagcggtcaAGGGTTGGGAACTAGGGTATAGGGTTGAGGGTCGCCGAGTGGTCGAGGTTCgaggattgccgaggggtcgagggtcgaggttcgaggatcgtcgaggggtcgagggtcgttgaggggtcgagggtcgagatttatcaagaatgcccccattatggatgtgcacaagttgatccaatttttttttctgtatGTCATGTTGTCTGTCAAAGTATTCAAGAAATCCATGGCtacatcattagccggaagtaacaagcgtatgatgctacgaagctcttcaaagttgttttggaacggagttccggatagaataattcgctttttgtacgaatttcagcaaaggccttccaaatagcgatattcggaaggctcttgctgaacttcgtaccaaaaagctaattatcctatccgggactccgttcgaAAACAAtattggagagcttcataccattatGCGCTTGTTActttcggctaatgatgaagccatgattttcttgaatcctttgacactagacaacgtgacatatagaagggtagatgagatcaggaaaaatatggaccattttatgcacatccagaatggcgccattttgttaaatcccttgtttgacattcatgagagaggcggtcctgacgtcggacattcatgagagaactCCGGTGactcttcaacatgaggggggacgtcgatcaaccccctctcgcccgaccaaaccctagaagcgtcgaggccaccccaaaccctagaagcattgccgaggccacccaaatttaccaagttaaaagagcgttgtcgtcaagGCCACCCAAAACCgtagaagcgttgttgaggccaccccaaaccgtagaagcattgaggccactaattaatattccttgttgtgattagctagctagttctatgtttgccactaatatatccatctctcatgtttgtacaTTAATTGCcgtgttgtaatatttgcagaaactatggatcaaagagacttagaacaagaagagttgttgggggacataatccgcgaCGAACATGATGccttgttgtttctcaacgacaccgatggtctggaaggagaggatgaaggctccggcgatcgaacaatggaggaggaaagacatgatcatgatggctccggtgaccgaatgccggtggaagaaggagaccgtgatgacagctccggtgactgaatgccggtggaagaaggagaccgtgatgacagctccggtgaccgaacggaggagggagctgttgcaaagtccggagaggtatatatattaattaagcctgtgatgactagctaattgatgcattaattgttttggtatgtacatatattaactcttctttcttcttttatagccctccggatcgagccaaacttcggtaacaagacgaggccgaagaaaaggttgcgccaggatgaaaggttcacgatcacaacaATCTCggacgatggccaaccgattgaacccaggcGGACTAAGGAAGCATTTCCTGCTCAGTGCGGGGCTATTGTTAGGGACatcatcccgatcagcatccaactaTGGAATaggcctaagaacgaagaccctcaggttccttgtcggcgtcctgggaactggggtccccaggcttgcctgcctgcagcccacggcgtggctccaccagcggccctgcaCGACCCATCtttaccagcaaacactcaagaccctcgcgaggggccaagcctcgcgaggcagacgacacaagacctcctcgggacggccttaccaggccggctcgcgaggggcggagagatcaaggaaagggacacctcacgaggttcctgtgatgcaagacatgacgactggagccaggcgggcgccagcgcgcgcagtgtactcgtttcctctttggtgctaaatagGCAAGCGcaggagaggagtcccgaggcatcaggcaaaggtttccatatcagtgcaacgagaccaagaccagcaggacgacaggatggaggtcaccatggagcccaagacgg
Protein-coding regions in this window:
- the LOC123166114 gene encoding aspartyl protease family protein At5g10770-like, which encodes MASGIPSLLFCLLLAAPHLGSSYHTNGGKHFVVRSSDWRSPSTCSPVPGDGGRLPVMHRLSPCAPASGAGAGSGQSMPSISDALRLRALFGDSGDYKKSGVTIPSIGTPLQSLPGASEYHVTVGYGTPIPCGSRNCPLSDCSGPSCTATLKKKGAVVLNATFVTDTLTVSRSVAVDDFRFVCLETRGASTEGRSSGVLDLSRDPHSLASRVVLSPDTVAFSYCLPSAFPYSAGFLSFGATRPNIVSYATLKSKASHPNLYFLRLVGVSVGAVDIPVPPQALAGDALMELHTTFTYLQPKVYAALRDQFRGWMGQYPVAPPYGELDTCYNFTGQSSVGVPAVELTFEGGAGLEPGVQQTMYFKDRGNIFSVGCLAFAPVPPHARGITVIGSLAQATTEVVYDLRGGKVGFVTKSCL